The Triticum aestivum cultivar Chinese Spring chromosome 3A, IWGSC CS RefSeq v2.1, whole genome shotgun sequence genome includes a region encoding these proteins:
- the LOC123060564 gene encoding glycine-rich cell wall structural protein 1.8, which yields MGGGHDMHGGHNGGVKGFVSSLVGGGKSHGYGGQGHGCDQGYGGHGQQQQHGYGGHVQQHGYGGHGQQQGYGGHGQHGYPPPAAAACPPYGGYPAQGYAPAAYPAQPAPHHGGHMGSYHTGHGGGHGHGYSGGKHMGGGKHGGRKWK from the exons ATGGGCGGCGGGCACGACATGCACGGCGGACACAACGGCGGCGTGAAGGGCTTCGTGTCCAGCCTCGTCGGCGGCGGCAAAAGCCACGGGTACGGCGGCCAGGGGCACGGCTGCGACCAGGGCTACGGCGGCcacgggcagcagcagcagcacggctACGGCGGCCACGTGCAGCAGCACGGCTACGGCGGCCATGGGCAGCAGCAGGGGTACGGCGGCCACGGGCAGCACGGGTaccctccgcccgccgccgcggctTGCCCCCCGTACGGCGGCTACCCGGCGCAAGGCTACGCGCCGGCGGCTTACCCCGCGCAGCCCGCGCCACACCACG GTGGGCACATGGGATCGTACCACACCGGGCACGGCGGCGGGCACGGGCACGGCTACTCCGGCGGGAAGCACATGGGCGGCGGGAAGCACGGCGGCAGGAAGTGGAAGTGA
- the LOC123058075 gene encoding protein REVEILLE 8: MAERGGGGEGTSSSPGKKARKPYTITRPRERWCPEEHERFLDALLRFGRDWRKIEEHVRTKTAVQIRSHAQKYFLKVQRLGLAAGLPPPQHPSRRLAMSQQQISPADGTAVLHGQPQHCPSGAVQGPVGWTYPGQGVLPASNDMQNLDWACSSGSSAWVSHGGAGSQTQPAAATHPGGSSFMGAPSFDDTGMDWTGTGSTGEASAIADAEDETIPLPLSPDDMHFARVYRFIGDIFDPATPCRIEAHLQKLKDMDGITVKTILLVLRNLKTNLTAPQFEPIRRLLSRYDPGRGLSGQL, encoded by the exons ATGGcggagaggggaggaggcggcgagggaacgtcgtcgtcgccggggaagaaggcgAGGAAGCCCTACACCATCACCAGGCCCAGGGAGCGGTGGTGCCCCGAGGAGCACGAGCGCTTCCTCGACGCCCTGCTCAG GTTCGGCCGCGACTGGAGGAAGATCGAGGAGCACGTCCGCACCAAGACCGCGGTGCAG ATACGCAGCCACGCCCAGAAGTACTTCCTCAAGGTCCAGAGGCTGGGCCTCGCCGCCGGGCTGCCGCCGCCACAGCACCCGAGCCGCAGGCTCGCCATGTCGCAGCAGCAGATCTCGCCGGCCGACGGGACGGCAGTGCTGCACGGACAGCCGCAACATTGTCCGTCCGGTGCTGTTCAGGGTCCCGTCGGCTGGACCTATCCGGGACAGGGAGTTCTTCCTGCGTCCAATG ACATGCAGAACTTGGACTGGGCTTGCAGTTCAGGCAGCTCTGCCTGGGTGAGCCATGGAGGTGCAGGGAGCCAGACTCAACCAGCCGCAGCAACACATCCAG GTGGCAGCTCATTCATGGGGGCGCCGAGCTTCGACGATACGGGCATGGACTGGACTGGCACGGGCAGCACAGGCGAAGCGTCGGCGATCGCCGATGCAGAGGATGAGACGATTCCACTTCCCTTGTCCCCTG ACGACATGCATTTCGCGCGGGTATACCGGTTCATCGGCGACATATTCGACCCGGCCACGCCGTGCCGCATCGAAGCCCACCTGCAGAAACTCAAGGACATGGATGGGATCACTGTGAAGACG ATCCTGCTGGTGCTAAGGAACCTCAAGACCAACCTGACAGCGCCTCAGTTTGAGCCCATC AGGCGGCTGCTGTCGAGGTATGACCCCGGGCGAGGCCTGTCTGGCCAGCTATag
- the LOC123060565 gene encoding uncharacterized protein: MDEGGKYQQGWLAVGLPPAPVLAVTGIVTFFLYLSWQMDEFEEQLRHRTQAGFWVLMVLGLLALGLLAQHVLFDGEGRVAVPAAWRGQPEGGSGTSPWGVAALVALLLVLVSHRLSLLLNLAIGA, translated from the exons ATGGACGAGGGGGGCAAGTATCAGCAGGGCTGGCTCGCCGTCGGTCTGCCGCCGGCGCCGGTGCTCGCCGTCACCGGCATCGTGACCTTCTTCCTCTACCTGTCGTGGCAGATGGACGAGTTCGAGGAGCAGCTGCGCCATCGCACCCAGGCAGGCTTCTGGGTGCTCATGGTGCTGGGGCTCCTCGCCCTGGGCTTGCTCGCGCAGCACGTGCTGTTCGACGGAGAGGGGAGGGTTGCCGTGCCGGCGGCATGGCGAGGCCAGCCCGAGGGCGGCTCCGGCACGTCGCCGTGGGGCGTCGCGGCCCTTGTGGCTCTGCTGCTGGTGCTAGTGTCTCACAG ATTGAGCTTGTTGTTGAATTTGGCAATTGGTGCATGA